In Nocardia yunnanensis, one DNA window encodes the following:
- a CDS encoding GyrI-like domain-containing protein produces the protein MDFEIVTLEDFLVGGLTIPLAGREVTARDLDLVNFTWDRYLAREKKAERVAAYIGQHDHAVAVLGYQLSGLGDLDTGDVVTRIPAGRYAKFVVSDKPYDLLRTAWAKVAKAENAGTITRSHTAEIERYTGPTSVEVYVSLD, from the coding sequence GTGGACTTCGAAATCGTCACCCTCGAGGACTTCCTCGTCGGCGGCCTGACCATTCCCCTGGCCGGCCGCGAGGTCACCGCCCGCGACCTGGATCTGGTCAACTTCACCTGGGACCGCTACCTGGCGCGCGAGAAGAAGGCCGAGCGGGTGGCCGCCTACATCGGCCAGCACGATCACGCGGTAGCCGTTCTGGGATACCAGCTTTCGGGCCTGGGCGACCTCGACACCGGCGATGTGGTGACCCGCATCCCCGCCGGGCGCTACGCGAAATTCGTTGTGTCGGACAAGCCTTACGACCTGCTGCGCACGGCCTGGGCGAAAGTGGCCAAGGCCGAGAACGCCGGAACCATCACCCGCTCCCACACCGCCGAGATCGAGCGCTACACCGGGCCGACCTCGGTCGAGGTGTACGTCTCCCTCGACTGA
- a CDS encoding inositol-3-phosphate synthase, with translation MSDINQAGGATEVRVAIVGVGNCASSLVQGVHFYRDAPADSTVPGLMHVKFGPYHVRDVKFVAAFDVDAKKVGFDLSDAIFASENNTIKISDVPPSGITVQRGPTLDGIGKYYAQTIELSDVEPVDVVKALKDAEVDVLVSYLPVGSEEADKFYAQCAIDAGVAFVNALPVFIASDPVWAQKFVDAGLPIVGDDIKSQVGATITHRVMAKLFEDRGVVLDRTYQLNVGGNMDFKNMLERERLESKKVSKTQAVTSNLEGPLAGKVHDRNVHIGPSDYVEWLDDRKWAYVRLEGRAFGDVPLNLEYKLEVWDSPNSAGIIIDAVRAAKIAKDRGIGGPVIPASAYLMKSPPKQLADDVARAQLEAFIIGAE, from the coding sequence ATGAGTGACATCAATCAGGCTGGCGGAGCCACCGAAGTGCGCGTGGCCATCGTGGGTGTGGGCAACTGCGCATCCTCCCTGGTGCAGGGCGTCCACTTCTACCGGGACGCGCCCGCGGACTCCACCGTTCCGGGCCTCATGCACGTCAAGTTCGGCCCGTACCACGTGCGCGACGTGAAGTTCGTCGCCGCGTTCGACGTGGACGCCAAGAAGGTCGGCTTCGATCTGTCCGACGCGATCTTCGCCAGCGAGAACAACACCATCAAGATCTCGGACGTGCCGCCGAGCGGGATCACCGTGCAGCGCGGCCCGACCCTCGACGGCATCGGCAAGTACTACGCCCAGACCATCGAGCTGTCCGACGTCGAGCCGGTGGACGTGGTCAAGGCGCTGAAGGACGCCGAGGTCGATGTCCTCGTGTCCTACCTTCCGGTCGGTTCCGAAGAGGCCGACAAGTTCTACGCGCAGTGCGCCATCGACGCGGGCGTGGCCTTCGTCAACGCGCTGCCGGTCTTCATCGCCTCCGACCCGGTCTGGGCCCAGAAGTTCGTCGACGCGGGCCTGCCCATCGTCGGCGACGACATCAAGTCCCAGGTCGGCGCGACCATCACCCACCGCGTGATGGCCAAGCTGTTCGAGGACCGCGGTGTCGTGCTGGACCGCACCTACCAGCTCAATGTCGGCGGCAACATGGACTTCAAGAACATGCTCGAGCGCGAGCGGCTGGAGTCCAAGAAGGTCTCCAAGACCCAGGCCGTCACCTCCAACCTCGAGGGCCCGCTGGCCGGCAAGGTGCACGACCGCAACGTGCACATCGGCCCGTCGGACTACGTCGAGTGGCTCGACGACCGCAAGTGGGCCTACGTCCGGCTCGAGGGCCGCGCCTTCGGCGACGTGCCGCTGAACCTGGAGTACAAGCTCGAGGTGTGGGATTCGCCGAACTCGGCGGGCATCATCATCGACGCGGTGCGCGCGGCCAAGATCGCCAAGGATCGCGGCATCGGCGGGCCCGTCATTCCGGCCTCGGCCTACCTGATGAAGTCCCCGCCCAAGCAGCTCGCGGACGACGTCGCCCGTGCTCAGCTCGAGGCGTTCATCATCGGGGCCGAGTAA
- a CDS encoding PadR family transcriptional regulator, whose amino-acid sequence MLELAILGLLLESPMHGYELRKRLTGLLGPFRAFSYGSLYPTLRRMQADGLIAEESPQGLATRRARRVYNLTDPGRERFAELLADTGPQNYTDDGFGVHLAFFSRTPAEARMRILEGRRRQVEERREGLREAIKRASGQLDRYTRQLHQLGLESSEREVRWLNELIAAEQSTKAAPQKEGNIGHE is encoded by the coding sequence GTGCTGGAACTGGCGATCCTCGGGCTGCTCCTCGAATCACCGATGCACGGCTACGAGTTGCGGAAGCGACTTACCGGTCTGCTGGGCCCTTTTCGGGCCTTCTCCTACGGGTCGCTGTATCCGACCCTGCGGCGCATGCAGGCCGACGGCCTCATCGCGGAGGAGAGTCCGCAGGGATTGGCCACCCGCCGTGCGCGGCGGGTCTACAACCTGACCGACCCCGGGCGGGAGCGGTTCGCCGAACTGCTCGCCGACACCGGGCCCCAGAACTACACCGACGACGGCTTCGGCGTTCACCTGGCCTTCTTCAGCCGCACCCCCGCGGAAGCGCGGATGCGAATTCTGGAGGGCCGGCGGCGGCAGGTCGAGGAGCGCCGAGAAGGACTGCGGGAGGCGATCAAACGCGCCAGCGGGCAGTTGGACCGCTACACCCGCCAGCTCCATCAACTCGGTCTCGAATCAAGCGAGCGCGAAGTGCGCTGGCTCAACGAGTTGATTGCCGCAGAGCAATCGACGAAGGCGGCACCACAGAAAGAGGGAAATATCGGCCATGAGTGA
- a CDS encoding DUF5318 domain-containing protein — MRIQRQVVDYALRRKSLLADVYAGRVDVAEVCDANPYLLRAAKFHGRGSEVTCPICRKEQLTLVSWVYGDGLGPVAGSARTPEELVRLAESREEFSVHVVEVCRTCSWNHLVQSYVLGSAPAPTRRRRTGARRTAAE; from the coding sequence GTGCGAATACAGCGGCAGGTAGTGGACTATGCGCTTCGGCGTAAGTCGCTGCTGGCCGACGTCTACGCGGGGCGGGTGGACGTCGCGGAAGTGTGCGATGCGAATCCGTACCTGTTGCGTGCGGCGAAGTTCCACGGTCGGGGGAGCGAGGTCACATGCCCTATCTGCAGGAAAGAGCAGTTGACTCTCGTATCGTGGGTCTACGGCGACGGGCTCGGGCCCGTCGCGGGCTCCGCCCGCACGCCAGAGGAGTTGGTCCGGCTGGCCGAGTCTCGCGAGGAGTTCTCGGTGCATGTGGTCGAGGTGTGCCGGACCTGCAGTTGGAATCATCTGGTGCAGTCCTATGTGCTGGGCTCCGCCCCGGCACCGACGAGGCGCCGCCGCACCGGCGCTCGCCGCACGGCCGCCGAGTGA
- a CDS encoding transglycosylase domain-containing protein, whose protein sequence is MWRLARRITYVFVALIFGGASSIFLYAYSTVNVPQPGDLKNNQVATIFMADGTSVLAKVIPPEGNRSDVTIDQIPPHVRNAVIAAEDRSFYTNPGFSIQGFGRAFVGQLTGNSSAGGGSTITQQYVKNAMVGNEHSLTRKMRELVISAKMAKQWSKDQILAAYLNTIYFGRGAYGIDAAAKAYFGKPVTDLSVAEGAVLAATIQQPSNLDPEKNPQGAQERWKYVLDGMVDGGNLSAADRANTQYPTVIPAAQAQKDKTLDAGPEGLIKTQVLKELEAAGITEHDLNTQGLQITTTIDQKAQQSAVDAVTKVMDGEPDKLRTAVVSVDPKTGAVRAYYGGPDGQGLDYANQGLPPGSSFKVFGLAENLEMGKPLSTLYDSSPVTVNGIKITNVEGEQCGMCTIAEALKRSLNTSFYRMELDMQGNGPQKIADMAHKLGIPETIPGVGKSLTEPDGSGPNNGIVLGQYQVRPLDMASAYATLAASGTYHAPHFVQKVVASDGTVLMDRGETAGEPRVSPAVADNVTDAMKPIAAWSRNHQLAGGRLSATKTGTNQLGDTDENRDAWMVGYTPSLSTAVWVGTDNGEKLRNASGGMIYGSGLPADIWKATMDGALKGTPNENFPKPGTIGGQAGVPSWSAPYTPAPTTEQQVLPPVITQSQVEILPGITIPVPGLAPNPQRSNPQTQQANPQEGGPMSGQPVAPADGSTPTTAPNGGGNGNGNGNGSRPTR, encoded by the coding sequence ATCTGGCGGCTCGCCCGGCGCATCACCTACGTCTTCGTCGCGCTGATCTTCGGCGGCGCGAGTTCGATCTTCCTGTACGCCTATTCGACGGTGAACGTGCCGCAGCCGGGCGACCTGAAGAACAACCAGGTGGCCACCATCTTCATGGCCGACGGCACCTCGGTGCTGGCGAAAGTCATTCCGCCGGAGGGCAACCGGTCGGATGTGACGATCGACCAGATCCCGCCGCACGTGCGCAATGCCGTGATCGCGGCGGAGGACCGCTCGTTCTACACCAATCCGGGCTTCTCCATCCAGGGCTTCGGGCGCGCGTTCGTCGGTCAGCTGACCGGAAACTCGTCCGCCGGTGGTGGTTCCACGATCACCCAGCAGTACGTGAAGAACGCCATGGTCGGCAACGAGCACTCGCTGACGCGAAAGATGCGTGAGCTGGTGATCTCGGCGAAGATGGCCAAGCAGTGGTCCAAGGACCAGATCCTGGCCGCCTATCTCAACACCATCTACTTCGGTCGCGGGGCCTACGGCATCGACGCGGCGGCCAAGGCGTACTTCGGCAAGCCGGTGACCGACCTGTCGGTGGCCGAGGGCGCGGTGCTGGCCGCCACCATTCAGCAGCCGTCGAATCTGGATCCGGAGAAGAATCCGCAGGGCGCGCAGGAACGCTGGAAGTACGTGCTCGACGGCATGGTCGACGGCGGCAACCTGTCGGCGGCCGACCGCGCGAACACGCAGTACCCCACCGTGATCCCGGCCGCGCAGGCGCAGAAGGACAAGACGCTGGACGCGGGTCCCGAGGGCCTGATCAAGACGCAGGTGCTCAAGGAGCTCGAGGCCGCCGGCATCACCGAGCACGACCTCAACACCCAGGGTCTGCAGATCACCACGACCATCGACCAGAAGGCGCAGCAGTCCGCGGTGGACGCGGTGACCAAGGTGATGGACGGCGAACCGGACAAGCTGCGGACCGCGGTGGTGTCGGTGGATCCCAAGACCGGTGCGGTGCGCGCCTACTACGGCGGCCCCGACGGTCAGGGCCTCGACTACGCGAATCAGGGTCTGCCGCCGGGCTCCTCGTTCAAGGTGTTCGGTCTGGCCGAGAACCTCGAGATGGGCAAGCCGCTCTCCACGCTGTACGACTCCTCGCCGGTCACGGTGAACGGCATCAAGATCACCAACGTCGAGGGTGAGCAGTGCGGCATGTGCACCATCGCCGAGGCGCTCAAGCGATCGCTGAACACCAGCTTCTATCGCATGGAACTCGACATGCAGGGCAACGGCCCGCAGAAGATCGCCGACATGGCGCACAAGCTCGGCATCCCGGAAACCATTCCGGGCGTGGGCAAATCGCTCACCGAGCCCGACGGCAGCGGCCCCAACAACGGCATCGTGCTGGGCCAGTACCAGGTGCGCCCGCTGGACATGGCGTCCGCGTACGCGACGCTGGCGGCCTCCGGCACCTATCACGCACCGCACTTCGTGCAGAAGGTGGTCGCCTCCGACGGCACCGTGCTGATGGATCGCGGCGAGACCGCGGGCGAGCCGCGCGTATCGCCGGCGGTGGCGGACAACGTGACCGACGCGATGAAGCCCATCGCGGCCTGGTCGCGCAACCACCAGCTGGCGGGCGGCCGCCTCTCGGCCACCAAGACCGGCACCAACCAGCTCGGCGACACCGACGAGAACCGCGACGCCTGGATGGTCGGCTACACCCCGTCGCTGTCCACGGCGGTCTGGGTGGGCACCGACAACGGTGAGAAGCTGCGCAACGCGAGCGGCGGCATGATCTACGGTTCGGGCCTGCCCGCCGATATCTGGAAGGCCACCATGGACGGCGCGCTCAAGGGCACGCCCAACGAGAACTTCCCGAAGCCGGGCACCATCGGCGGCCAGGCCGGTGTGCCCTCGTGGTCCGCGCCGTACACGCCCGCGCCGACCACCGAGCAGCAGGTGCTGCCGCCGGTGATCACGCAGAGCCAGGTGGAGATCCTGCCGGGCATCACCATTCCGGTGCCGGGTCTGGCGCCCAACCCGCAGCGCTCGAATCCGCAGACGCAGCAGGCGAATCCGCAGGAGGGCGGCCCGATGTCGGGACAACCGGTGGCCCCGGCCGACGGATCCACCCCGACGACGGCCCCGAACGGGGGCGGTAATGGGAACGGCAACGGCAACGGGTCGCGGCCGACTCGGTAG
- a CDS encoding glycosyltransferase family 87 protein, whose translation MGYESPAPPAADLRSIDDRDKPSRTDTLTAQLCDLIGGPVGDHAVIGRVRFWTPVRVMMAFAVLFLAFSWFGKAGCIQQRPVDGVMGLDWNNGRQYIAMCYSDTVPLYGAEHLNEGAFPYKKQWVEAGGDGKPQVRYMEYPVLSGLYQYAAMGIAKAWKLSPLPGHKALEVVIYFDVVAVGLALAWLVTIWATALSAGRRVWDAALVALSPLVLVHAFTNFDALATAFAAGGLLAWARRRPVLAGMLLGLGGAAKLYPLLLLGPIVILCMRAERLDQDETAWGGIRPLRAAGGAVAAAAITWLAVNAPIAALYPKGWWEFFRLNTERHADPDSIYNVITSFTGWKGFDGALTPQQTPAILNQVSLLLFVAACAGIAWIGLTAARRPRLAQLAFLVVAAFLLTNKVWSPQYSLWLVPLAVLALPQRRILLAWMTIDALVWVPRMFYYLGEDHKGLPEQWFTSAVVLRDLAVIALCVLVIRQIYRPGADPVRRDGVDDPGGGILSHAPDPQQPWLPTLLRPRQPAPTP comes from the coding sequence GTGGGGTACGAATCGCCGGCACCGCCGGCCGCGGATCTGCGTTCGATCGACGACCGCGACAAGCCCAGCCGCACCGATACGCTGACCGCGCAGCTGTGCGATCTGATCGGCGGCCCGGTGGGCGATCACGCGGTGATCGGCCGGGTCCGCTTCTGGACCCCGGTGCGCGTCATGATGGCGTTCGCGGTGCTGTTCCTGGCGTTCAGCTGGTTCGGCAAGGCCGGCTGCATTCAGCAGCGTCCGGTCGACGGCGTGATGGGACTGGACTGGAACAACGGCCGCCAGTACATCGCCATGTGCTATTCCGACACGGTGCCGCTGTACGGGGCCGAACATCTCAACGAGGGCGCGTTCCCATACAAGAAGCAGTGGGTCGAGGCGGGCGGCGACGGTAAGCCGCAGGTCCGGTACATGGAGTATCCGGTGCTGTCGGGCCTGTACCAGTACGCCGCCATGGGAATCGCCAAGGCGTGGAAGCTGTCCCCGCTGCCCGGGCACAAGGCGCTCGAGGTCGTCATCTACTTCGACGTGGTGGCGGTCGGGCTGGCGCTGGCCTGGCTGGTGACCATCTGGGCGACGGCGCTGTCGGCGGGACGGCGGGTGTGGGACGCGGCGCTGGTGGCGCTCTCACCGCTGGTGCTGGTGCACGCGTTCACCAATTTCGACGCGCTGGCAACGGCTTTCGCGGCGGGTGGGCTGCTGGCCTGGGCGCGCCGGCGGCCGGTGCTGGCGGGCATGCTGCTGGGTCTGGGCGGCGCGGCGAAGCTGTATCCGCTGCTGTTGCTGGGGCCCATCGTGATTCTGTGCATGCGCGCCGAACGGCTCGACCAGGACGAGACGGCATGGGGCGGCATTCGCCCGCTGCGTGCCGCGGGCGGGGCGGTGGCGGCGGCCGCGATCACCTGGCTGGCGGTGAACGCGCCCATCGCGGCGCTGTACCCCAAGGGCTGGTGGGAGTTCTTCCGGCTCAACACCGAACGCCACGCCGACCCGGATTCGATCTACAACGTGATCACCTCGTTCACCGGCTGGAAGGGCTTCGACGGGGCGCTGACCCCGCAGCAGACGCCGGCGATCCTCAATCAGGTGTCGCTGCTGCTGTTCGTCGCGGCCTGCGCCGGCATCGCCTGGATCGGGCTGACCGCGGCGCGGCGGCCCCGGCTGGCGCAGCTGGCGTTCCTGGTGGTGGCGGCGTTCCTGCTCACCAACAAGGTGTGGAGCCCGCAGTATTCGCTGTGGCTGGTGCCGCTGGCGGTGCTTGCGTTGCCGCAGCGGCGAATCCTGTTGGCGTGGATGACGATCGACGCCCTGGTGTGGGTGCCGCGCATGTTCTACTACCTGGGCGAGGACCACAAGGGACTGCCCGAGCAGTGGTTCACCAGCGCGGTGGTGTTGCGCGATTTGGCCGTGATCGCCTTGTGCGTCTTGGTGATTCGGCAGATCTACCGGCCGGGTGCGGATCCGGTGCGCCGTGACGGGGTCGACGATCCGGGGGGCGGCATTCTCAGCCACGCCCCGGATCCGCAACAGCCCTGGCTGCCAACGCTTTTGCGGCCTCGGCAGCCGGCCCCGACACCCTGA
- a CDS encoding TerD family protein encodes MSAVLVKGQNGPLNVHDLVISVQVSAPADLSALLVTAAGTVRSDADFIFFNQPSGPGVTLRPGAAGQPAVLAVTLAAIPAEIEQLRAVITLDDATSSFGRLSPPVAQISDAGGNVLYEYRIEGLSTESIVIALELYRRQGDWKVRAVGQGYAGGFAALVTDHGVKVDDAPQPTPAPQQAPAPQQFAPAPEPFAPTGYPPPAENFAPTGGYPPPPPPPGQYPPPPEYGQQPGNFPPPPGYGQQAAPVQADRDLPNGQVVSLVKGQRINLRKEGGNALGYVTMGLGWDPVKRGGMFGNKSVDVDLDASVVLFAGNKPVDVVYYGSLSSKDGSIRHLGDNLTGEGEGDDEVITVDLTRVADSVTTLLFIVTSYKGHTFEQIANAFCRLVDGAANTELARYTLAGGMPFTAMAMAKVYRPGPGADWKMEAIGEGFQAKHPGEAVPQLARFV; translated from the coding sequence TTGTCCGCAGTTTTGGTGAAGGGCCAGAACGGTCCCCTGAATGTCCATGATCTGGTGATCAGCGTGCAGGTGTCCGCGCCCGCGGACCTGTCCGCACTGCTGGTCACCGCGGCCGGCACCGTTCGCAGCGACGCCGATTTCATCTTCTTCAACCAGCCCAGCGGTCCCGGTGTCACGCTGCGGCCGGGCGCGGCCGGGCAGCCCGCGGTGCTAGCGGTGACCCTGGCCGCCATTCCGGCCGAGATCGAGCAGTTGCGGGCCGTCATCACCCTCGACGACGCCACCTCCAGCTTCGGGCGGCTGTCCCCGCCGGTCGCCCAGATCAGCGATGCCGGCGGAAACGTGTTGTACGAGTACCGGATCGAGGGGCTCAGCACCGAATCCATCGTCATCGCACTGGAGTTGTACCGCCGCCAGGGCGACTGGAAGGTCCGCGCCGTCGGCCAGGGCTACGCGGGCGGTTTCGCCGCACTCGTCACCGACCACGGCGTCAAGGTGGACGACGCCCCGCAACCGACGCCGGCCCCGCAGCAGGCCCCCGCCCCGCAGCAGTTCGCGCCCGCCCCGGAACCGTTCGCGCCCACCGGTTATCCGCCGCCCGCCGAGAACTTCGCGCCCACCGGCGGATACCCGCCGCCGCCTCCGCCGCCCGGCCAGTATCCGCCGCCGCCCGAATACGGCCAGCAGCCCGGTAATTTCCCGCCGCCGCCGGGCTATGGGCAGCAGGCTGCGCCGGTGCAGGCCGACCGCGATCTGCCCAACGGGCAGGTGGTCAGCCTGGTCAAGGGGCAGCGCATCAACCTGCGCAAGGAGGGCGGCAACGCCCTCGGCTACGTGACGATGGGTCTGGGCTGGGATCCGGTCAAGCGCGGCGGCATGTTCGGCAACAAGTCCGTGGACGTGGACCTGGACGCGTCGGTGGTGCTGTTCGCCGGGAACAAGCCCGTCGACGTCGTCTACTACGGCAGCCTCAGCTCCAAGGACGGTTCCATCCGGCACCTGGGCGACAACCTGACCGGTGAGGGCGAGGGCGACGACGAGGTGATCACCGTCGACCTGACCCGCGTCGCGGATTCGGTCACCACCCTGCTGTTCATCGTGACCTCGTACAAGGGCCACACCTTCGAGCAGATCGCCAACGCCTTCTGCCGATTGGTCGACGGCGCCGCCAACACGGAACTGGCGCGCTACACCCTCGCGGGCGGTATGCCGTTCACCGCGATGGCGATGGCGAAGGTGTATCGGCCCGGGCCGGGCGCGGATTGGAAGATGGAGGCGATCGGCGAGGGCTTCCAGGCCAAGCATCCGGGCGAGGCTGTCCCGCAGCTCGCCCGCTTCGTCTGA
- the dhaK gene encoding dihydroxyacetone kinase subunit DhaK: MKKLINDPAEVVDSALAGLAAAHPELRVDAKRRIVVRGDAPVRGKVGLVSGGGSGHEPLHGGFVGLGMLDAACPGEIFTSPVPDQIQAATAAVDAGAGVLHIVKNYTGDVMNFEMAAELAAAETGTEVHAIVVNDDVAVRDSLYTAGRRGVGATVILEKMAGAAAESGRPLAEVARIAEAVNDRSRSMGMALTSCTVPAVGHPTFELGDDEMEIGIGIHGEPGRQRVPVAPARDIAELLLDPILADLPFAQGDRVLCFVNGMGATPLLELYLMFDEVARILRGHRIEIARSLVGPYITALDMAGCSVTLTRLDDELTALWDAPVRTPALRWGI; this comes from the coding sequence GTGAAGAAGCTGATCAACGATCCGGCCGAGGTGGTGGACTCCGCGCTGGCGGGGCTGGCTGCGGCCCATCCGGAGCTGCGGGTGGATGCGAAGCGGCGCATCGTGGTGCGCGGCGACGCGCCGGTGCGGGGCAAGGTGGGCCTGGTCTCCGGCGGCGGTTCCGGGCACGAACCGCTGCACGGCGGCTTCGTCGGGCTCGGCATGCTGGACGCGGCCTGCCCGGGCGAGATCTTCACTTCGCCGGTGCCCGACCAGATCCAGGCCGCCACGGCCGCGGTGGACGCCGGGGCGGGCGTGCTGCACATCGTGAAGAACTACACCGGCGATGTCATGAATTTCGAGATGGCGGCCGAGCTGGCCGCCGCCGAGACCGGCACCGAGGTGCACGCGATCGTGGTGAACGACGATGTGGCGGTGCGGGACAGCCTCTACACGGCCGGGCGGCGCGGGGTGGGCGCGACGGTGATCCTGGAGAAGATGGCCGGCGCGGCCGCCGAGTCGGGCCGCCCGCTGGCGGAGGTGGCGCGCATCGCCGAGGCGGTGAACGACCGTTCGCGCAGCATGGGCATGGCGCTGACCTCGTGCACGGTCCCGGCGGTCGGGCATCCGACCTTCGAGCTCGGCGACGACGAGATGGAGATCGGCATCGGCATCCACGGGGAGCCGGGCCGGCAGCGCGTCCCGGTCGCCCCGGCCCGCGATATCGCGGAGCTGCTGCTGGATCCGATTCTCGCGGATCTGCCCTTCGCCCAGGGGGATCGGGTGCTGTGTTTCGTCAACGGCATGGGCGCGACGCCGCTGCTGGAGCTGTATCTGATGTTCGACGAGGTGGCGCGCATTCTGCGCGGGCACCGCATCGAGATCGCCCGCTCGCTGGTCGGCCCGTACATCACCGCATTGGACATGGCGGGCTGCTCGGTGACGCTGACCCGGCTGGACGACGAGCTCACGGCACTGTGGGACGCGCCGGTGCGGACCCCGGCGCTGCGCTGGGGCATCTGA
- the dhaL gene encoding dihydroxyacetone kinase subunit DhaL, which produces MATVDTTEWVRDFAALVDEHAEELTALDAAIGDADHGANMRRGMAAAVAALDDSAPATAAETAKRTAMVLIRTIGGASGPLFGTFFLRFAAAIDSGSDIGDFARAFRAGLEGVIARGKAEPGDKTMVDALGPAAAALDKAVAGGADAAAALAAAAAAADAGRDATTPLVARKGRASYLGERSAGHQDPGATSAALLVRAARSALR; this is translated from the coding sequence ATGGCGACGGTGGACACGACCGAATGGGTGCGGGATTTCGCGGCGCTGGTGGACGAGCACGCCGAGGAGCTGACCGCCCTGGATGCCGCCATCGGCGACGCCGACCACGGCGCCAATATGCGGCGCGGCATGGCGGCCGCCGTTGCCGCACTGGACGATTCGGCTCCGGCGACCGCGGCCGAGACGGCCAAGCGGACCGCGATGGTGTTGATCCGCACCATCGGCGGCGCCAGCGGTCCGTTGTTCGGGACCTTCTTCCTGCGCTTCGCCGCGGCGATCGACAGCGGTTCGGACATCGGCGATTTCGCGCGGGCGTTCCGTGCCGGGCTGGAGGGTGTGATCGCCCGGGGCAAAGCCGAGCCGGGCGACAAGACCATGGTCGATGCGCTGGGACCGGCCGCGGCGGCCCTCGACAAGGCGGTGGCCGGTGGCGCGGACGCCGCGGCGGCGCTCGCGGCCGCGGCGGCGGCCGCGGACGCCGGGCGCGACGCCACCACGCCGCTGGTGGCGCGCAAGGGCCGCGCGTCGTATTTGGGCGAACGCAGTGCCGGACACCAGGATCCGGGCGCGACCAGTGCCGCGCTGCTGGTCCGCGCGGCCCGATCGGCCCTGCGATGA
- the dhaM gene encoding dihydroxyacetone kinase phosphoryl donor subunit DhaM translates to MIGLVVVSHSRALAEAAVALAAGLLPDQGVDVRIAAGLHDGEFGTDAVAVADAIAAADSGDGVLVLMDLGSALLSAETALDLLDSPVRVRLSAAPLVEGLLSALAMAGGGADLDSVAREAEQALAAKRTQLGAAAEPARENYPQSSTGVVPSDDSTTEVVEVTGEHGLHARPAAELVAALRDLTATVTLRNATTGAGPVPADSLTRLLTLGVLRGQRLEVTASGPDAGRAVAAVRAATRGE, encoded by the coding sequence ATGATCGGCCTGGTGGTGGTGTCGCACAGCCGGGCGCTGGCGGAGGCGGCGGTGGCGCTGGCGGCGGGACTGCTGCCGGATCAGGGCGTCGATGTGCGGATAGCGGCGGGTCTGCACGACGGTGAGTTCGGCACGGACGCGGTCGCGGTGGCCGACGCCATCGCCGCGGCCGACAGCGGTGACGGCGTGCTGGTGCTGATGGATCTCGGCAGTGCGCTGCTGTCCGCCGAGACGGCGCTGGATCTGCTGGATTCCCCGGTGCGAGTGCGCCTTTCGGCGGCGCCGCTGGTGGAGGGCTTGCTGTCGGCCCTGGCGATGGCGGGCGGCGGCGCGGATCTCGACAGTGTCGCCCGGGAAGCCGAGCAGGCATTGGCGGCCAAACGAACTCAGCTCGGCGCTGCCGCCGAGCCCGCGCGTGAGAACTATCCACAATCATCCACAGGCGTTGTCCCCAGCGATGATTCGACCACCGAGGTCGTCGAGGTGACCGGCGAACACGGCCTGCACGCGCGGCCGGCCGCCGAATTGGTTGCGGCCCTGCGCGATCTGACCGCGACGGTCACCCTGCGCAACGCCACCACCGGCGCCGGACCCGTCCCCGCCGACAGCCTCACCCGTTTGCTGACCCTCGGCGTGCTGCGCGGCCAGCGGCTGGAAGTGACCGCCAGCGGCCCCGATGCCGGGCGCGCGGTGGCCGCCGTCCGCGCCGCGACCCGGGGCGAGTGA